Proteins encoded by one window of Chondromyces crocatus:
- a CDS encoding FHA domain-containing protein — protein sequence MMLHEPACPPQPNPGTGPRRSRSPLLLLAITLLALIVLPRAAAAAPEARILRIDPRASTVDGQPVLTTVLDLVQNKRLGDITKQCATLTGNAHMDCVADALEQPQALYSSFDFPDKNALFTVTVDGTDLPSKFESKARWGDSAGQPGVGTAWLILIDAASTMGARFDEAKAVANAFVNTMTPNDIVDVMFFNDRVVVEDSKWVNNKQQALQSISSVTRTYPTQGRTRPLLNIIKNAATDAFRDLGNVGQGVAAPMHQALVLLSNGSAGSDPSSSGAGATVLRDYLTKGRFPENNDVLPKTPVPVISIQFPSVLIDEFALNSREFMEGLTNPEIGGFFSIVRDGQVRRAANIVNAVRTRFNRMHIVRWRVSCIAPSITQTFKLAFANTNPPIAGDATFQNVPVGIDPTTWPLDIDREATERAAKKDPAYPGGTLKIFGNFCWGGNAQRAEIYMVPKNQAAPQSLQGGSLDDAKKAQRSLIEQGMRGKALSTGDTMAEFELPNSDNFLVGKGEQMSGRIILYDNQARRTSAITADKILTVRAQEAPLPYILIGGITFGGVVLVLLVVSIFRGGGSKQRRGGTAGPPPKPVVAGMAPVAAPMPGGGAPFGSALPSGGDFGYGGPPPGGGSRAVLSGAAGIFTVTPGMEMRAGRDGSACQILLTEPRVSGVHAVVKFEAGQLFVRDENSNNGTFLNGQRLSSGVWTPAPPGALIRFGPVEFSTRLE from the coding sequence CTGCCCGCCGCAGCCCAATCCTGGGACGGGTCCCAGACGAAGCCGCAGCCCTCTGCTCCTCCTCGCCATCACGCTGCTGGCGCTCATCGTTCTTCCCCGCGCGGCAGCAGCCGCCCCGGAAGCGCGCATCCTCCGGATCGATCCCCGCGCGAGTACGGTCGACGGCCAGCCCGTTCTGACGACCGTCCTCGATCTCGTCCAGAACAAGCGCCTCGGGGACATCACCAAGCAATGCGCGACCCTCACGGGCAATGCGCACATGGACTGCGTGGCCGACGCGCTCGAGCAGCCGCAGGCCCTGTATTCGTCATTCGATTTCCCTGACAAGAACGCGCTGTTCACCGTCACGGTCGACGGGACGGACCTGCCCTCCAAGTTCGAATCGAAGGCCCGCTGGGGCGACAGCGCTGGTCAGCCTGGCGTCGGTACGGCCTGGCTCATTCTCATCGACGCCGCGTCCACGATGGGCGCGCGCTTCGACGAGGCCAAGGCCGTCGCCAACGCCTTCGTCAATACGATGACGCCGAACGATATCGTCGACGTCATGTTCTTCAACGACCGCGTGGTCGTCGAAGACTCGAAATGGGTCAACAACAAGCAGCAAGCGCTCCAGAGCATCTCGAGCGTCACGCGCACCTACCCGACCCAGGGGCGAACCAGGCCCCTGCTCAACATCATCAAGAACGCCGCGACCGACGCCTTCCGTGATCTCGGGAACGTCGGCCAGGGTGTTGCCGCGCCCATGCACCAGGCCCTGGTGCTGCTCTCGAACGGCAGCGCCGGCTCGGATCCGAGCTCCTCGGGTGCCGGCGCCACGGTGCTGCGCGACTACCTCACCAAGGGACGCTTCCCGGAGAACAACGACGTTCTCCCGAAGACCCCCGTCCCGGTGATCTCCATCCAGTTCCCGAGCGTGCTCATCGACGAGTTCGCACTCAACTCCCGGGAGTTCATGGAGGGGCTGACGAACCCCGAGATCGGCGGGTTCTTCAGCATCGTGCGTGACGGCCAGGTCCGACGCGCCGCCAACATCGTCAACGCGGTGCGCACGCGCTTCAACCGCATGCACATCGTGCGCTGGCGGGTCTCCTGCATCGCGCCGAGCATCACCCAGACCTTCAAGCTCGCCTTCGCCAACACGAACCCGCCCATCGCCGGCGACGCCACGTTCCAGAACGTGCCTGTCGGCATCGACCCGACCACGTGGCCCCTCGACATCGATCGTGAAGCCACGGAGCGGGCAGCGAAGAAGGACCCGGCCTACCCCGGCGGCACGCTCAAGATCTTCGGCAACTTCTGCTGGGGCGGGAATGCCCAGCGCGCCGAGATCTACATGGTGCCCAAGAACCAGGCGGCCCCGCAGTCGCTGCAGGGCGGCAGCCTGGATGACGCCAAGAAGGCGCAGCGCTCGCTCATCGAGCAAGGGATGCGGGGGAAGGCGCTCAGCACGGGCGACACGATGGCCGAGTTCGAGCTTCCGAACTCCGACAACTTCCTCGTCGGAAAAGGCGAGCAGATGTCGGGCCGGATCATCCTCTACGACAACCAGGCGCGTCGCACGAGCGCGATCACCGCGGACAAGATCCTGACGGTGCGCGCGCAAGAGGCGCCCCTTCCGTACATCCTCATCGGCGGCATCACCTTCGGCGGCGTCGTCCTGGTGCTCCTCGTGGTGTCGATCTTCCGCGGTGGCGGTTCGAAGCAGCGCCGCGGCGGCACGGCTGGACCGCCCCCGAAGCCCGTCGTCGCAGGCATGGCGCCAGTGGCTGCGCCCATGCCGGGTGGCGGTGCCCCGTTCGGCTCGGCGCTCCCCTCGGGCGGTGATTTCGGTTACGGCGGTCCCCCTCCTGGTGGTGGCAGCCGTGCCGTCCTCTCGGGCGCAGCGGGCATCTTCACGGTCACCCCAGGGATGGAGATGCGGGCTGGCCGCGACGGCTCCGCTTGCCAGATCCTCCTCACCGAGCCGCGTGTCTCGGGCGTCCACGCCGTGGTAAAGTTCGAGGCTGGCCAGTTGTTCGTTCGCGATGAGAACTCGAACAACGGGACCTTCCTGAACGGCCAGCGGCTGTCCTCCGGCGTGTGGACGCCGGCACCTCCCGGCGCCCTGATCCGGTTCGGTCCAGTCGAGTTCAGCACGCGGCTGGAGTAG
- a CDS encoding PP2C family protein-serine/threonine phosphatase — MMPNLGSSTRLKIDFAQASDPGRDPNKQVNEDSCGVAETGLGHLAVLCDGMGGHHGGREASRTAIQTIFEVVERATPGTPPGATLKVAIEEAGRRVFQLGGPIENRGRPGSTVVAMLLHDRGVDVAHVGDSRAYVIRAGQIYPLTRDHSMVQSLIDAGMITEKQAIGHPDANKITRALGMKPEVDVEVRPESMELYPGDLLLTSSDGLTDLALNDDILGCVRQALASGTLEHACQMLVQMANDRGGHDNITVQLARVVETGGRRMTVPGEPAAIQHAMGPEPTMPATDAPIPAGPTVPWSAAPPTEPEGLAVRPTEVGSPSLADLHPGGGHAPPHRPQMATDGRASRPGHGAHAHLGQYRAEHAPGGLPLPPPATAGYVAAALNGDPARGAHGGAAGPNHGPAVAAHRPHIPDTTLNEAGHRAPERQPPRGGIVLLIIGVSAVIAVLLVMILWAVLPR, encoded by the coding sequence ATGATGCCCAACCTCGGCTCCTCCACACGCTTGAAGATCGATTTCGCTCAGGCGAGCGATCCCGGTCGCGATCCCAACAAACAGGTCAACGAAGACTCCTGTGGTGTCGCAGAGACCGGCCTGGGTCACCTGGCCGTGCTCTGCGACGGGATGGGAGGGCATCACGGGGGGCGAGAGGCGAGCCGCACCGCCATCCAGACCATCTTCGAGGTGGTCGAGCGGGCCACGCCAGGCACGCCCCCCGGCGCCACCCTGAAGGTCGCCATCGAGGAAGCTGGACGACGGGTCTTCCAGCTCGGGGGCCCGATCGAGAACCGGGGTCGCCCAGGCTCGACCGTCGTCGCCATGCTCCTGCACGATCGGGGTGTGGACGTCGCCCACGTGGGCGACAGCCGTGCCTACGTGATCCGCGCGGGCCAGATCTACCCGCTGACCCGCGATCACTCGATGGTCCAGAGCCTGATCGACGCCGGCATGATCACCGAGAAGCAGGCCATCGGACACCCGGACGCGAACAAGATCACCCGCGCGCTCGGCATGAAGCCCGAGGTCGATGTCGAGGTGCGACCGGAGTCCATGGAGCTGTACCCGGGCGACCTGCTCCTGACGAGCAGCGACGGGCTCACCGATCTCGCGCTCAACGACGACATCCTCGGCTGTGTCAGGCAAGCGCTCGCCTCCGGCACGCTGGAGCACGCCTGTCAGATGCTCGTGCAGATGGCCAACGACCGAGGTGGCCACGACAACATCACCGTGCAGCTTGCCCGCGTCGTCGAGACCGGGGGACGCCGCATGACCGTGCCCGGCGAGCCCGCTGCGATCCAGCACGCCATGGGGCCCGAGCCCACGATGCCGGCGACCGACGCCCCCATCCCAGCCGGGCCGACCGTCCCCTGGAGCGCGGCCCCGCCGACGGAGCCCGAAGGCCTCGCCGTCCGCCCCACCGAGGTGGGCTCCCCCTCGCTCGCCGACCTGCACCCAGGCGGAGGCCATGCACCGCCCCACCGACCGCAGATGGCCACCGACGGCCGCGCCTCTCGGCCGGGGCACGGCGCGCATGCCCACCTCGGACAGTACCGAGCCGAGCACGCCCCAGGTGGCCTCCCGCTGCCACCACCTGCGACCGCCGGCTACGTCGCGGCAGCGCTGAACGGTGATCCGGCCCGAGGCGCCCATGGCGGCGCTGCAGGCCCGAACCATGGCCCCGCCGTCGCGGCCCACCGCCCCCACATCCCCGATACGACCTTGAACGAGGCCGGCCACCGAGCGCCCGAGCGCCAGCCCCCTCGAGGGGGCATCGTGCTCCTGATCATCGGCGTGTCGGCCGTGATCGCCGTGCTGCTCGTGATGATCCTCTGGGCCGTGCTGCCTCGCTGA
- a CDS encoding FHA domain-containing protein: protein MIPGAGKQSITIGSAPNADVVLSGPGVLPEHARIIHQGGGKLTFVCGSGPATANGRQLVPGEQVAFDFRTQFFAGQTPIPLSHPAITLMLATPGNVTAPAGQVIIGRDPTRASLVLQHPSVSSQHATIQLDRMMAVDHSSTSGTYVGTQRIAPNSPTPVDPQGVVAFGPVPVQLSLLMQIAQGSRGSAPPPGQGAAQPAGSAPPAAAAAPGTALVPAMSHMSSAPAAGAPAKKNKTVLGHLDFSAGGNSVKRIGRTPDNDIVLAHAQVSSSHALLHSINGQLFIEDRGSANGTYVRGNRLAPGQKIPVQNGEKIYIGPMPLQIEVGGAGAVELVQEEYAPDRWAGRPLYEIEAWSLRLEVPDRDNPAVQKTLLDDISFKALPGDMIALMGPSGAGKTTLLLTLNGYLPPTSGVVRINGEDLYNIYDTLRGSIGYVPQDDLVHPELTVWEAVRYSAKFRLPPDYSEEEINARVEQTIKDLGLDTVKNLQIGKPEKKVLSGGQRKRVNIALELVTDPVILFLDEPTSGLAADDTTALINLLHDLTKATGKTIIMTIHQPAKDEFEKFSHALIMGFGGIPMFFGPTSPDSYRFFGTWKQRQGQSNDIDNPRDMFEMLAQRERPIFDQLKARDPNTPRGEARRLAALEWRREFFSDSNSTYLKMYSGRRAVGTGQGQRGLPPGRTQTSGQLRLLLSRYFKIKVRDTAGTAIMLLQAPIIGILLAIVFGGQEKAIPAWCLGALQELGRKTGDEGAGADVIKTMTATGDNTGAIFFLVVAAVWFGTSNAAREIVSERAIYMRERMVNLGLINYVLSKYLLLAVFCIVQCTILLAIVFFTLGFQGGGEAFLLQLASLVATSLSAVALGLLLSTVVSSSEAAMALTPIALIPQVVLGGLMVPMTTVPHLKMLMQVIPARWGFEGAVATERKALVNDPAWVIDLQRGETSPPDFIEAGKFKCALAQMASDTYAGAWGFTSYEKTWLPFMVLGGSTAALLVVLSLILKRRDPV, encoded by the coding sequence ATGATCCCTGGGGCTGGAAAGCAGAGCATCACCATCGGGAGTGCACCCAACGCGGACGTGGTGCTCTCCGGGCCGGGGGTACTACCGGAGCACGCCCGCATCATCCATCAGGGTGGCGGCAAGCTCACCTTCGTTTGCGGCTCTGGCCCAGCGACGGCCAACGGCCGCCAGCTCGTGCCAGGCGAACAGGTCGCGTTCGACTTCCGCACCCAGTTCTTCGCCGGCCAGACGCCCATCCCGCTCAGCCACCCGGCCATCACCCTGATGCTCGCGACCCCTGGCAACGTCACCGCGCCCGCGGGCCAGGTCATCATCGGTCGCGACCCGACGCGCGCCTCGCTGGTCCTCCAGCACCCCAGCGTCTCCAGCCAGCACGCCACCATCCAGCTCGACCGGATGATGGCCGTCGATCACAGCTCGACCAGCGGCACCTACGTCGGCACGCAGCGCATCGCGCCCAACAGCCCGACCCCGGTCGACCCCCAGGGCGTCGTCGCCTTCGGCCCCGTCCCGGTTCAGCTCAGCCTCCTGATGCAGATCGCCCAGGGTTCGCGCGGCTCCGCCCCGCCTCCCGGCCAGGGCGCCGCGCAGCCTGCGGGCTCGGCACCTCCGGCGGCGGCAGCCGCCCCTGGAACGGCGCTGGTCCCGGCCATGAGCCACATGTCTTCTGCCCCTGCCGCGGGCGCGCCGGCCAAGAAGAACAAGACCGTCCTCGGCCACCTCGACTTCTCCGCTGGCGGCAACAGCGTCAAGCGCATCGGCCGCACCCCGGACAACGACATCGTGCTCGCGCACGCCCAGGTGTCCAGCAGCCACGCCCTGCTGCACTCGATCAACGGCCAGCTCTTCATCGAGGACCGCGGCAGCGCCAACGGCACCTACGTCCGCGGCAACCGCCTCGCCCCGGGCCAGAAGATCCCCGTCCAGAATGGCGAGAAGATCTACATCGGCCCGATGCCCCTCCAGATCGAGGTCGGCGGCGCCGGTGCCGTCGAGCTGGTCCAGGAGGAGTACGCCCCCGATCGCTGGGCAGGCCGCCCCCTCTACGAGATCGAAGCGTGGAGCCTCCGCCTCGAGGTCCCGGACCGCGACAACCCCGCCGTCCAGAAGACCCTCCTCGACGACATCTCCTTCAAGGCCCTCCCCGGCGACATGATCGCCCTCATGGGGCCCTCGGGTGCCGGCAAGACCACCCTCTTGCTCACGCTGAACGGCTACCTCCCGCCCACCAGCGGCGTCGTCCGGATCAACGGCGAGGACCTCTACAACATCTACGACACGCTCCGCGGATCCATCGGGTACGTCCCTCAGGACGACCTGGTGCACCCCGAGCTCACCGTCTGGGAAGCCGTCCGCTACAGCGCCAAGTTCCGCCTGCCACCCGACTACTCCGAGGAAGAGATCAACGCGCGCGTCGAGCAGACCATCAAGGATCTCGGCCTCGACACGGTGAAGAACCTCCAGATCGGCAAGCCCGAGAAGAAGGTCCTCAGCGGTGGCCAGCGCAAGCGCGTCAACATCGCCCTCGAGCTGGTGACCGATCCCGTCATCCTCTTCCTCGATGAGCCCACCTCCGGCCTCGCCGCCGACGACACCACGGCGCTCATCAACCTCCTTCACGACCTCACCAAGGCCACCGGCAAGACGATCATCATGACGATCCATCAGCCGGCGAAGGACGAGTTCGAGAAATTCAGCCACGCGCTGATCATGGGTTTCGGCGGCATCCCCATGTTCTTCGGGCCCACCAGCCCCGACTCCTACCGGTTCTTCGGCACCTGGAAGCAGCGCCAGGGCCAGTCGAACGACATCGACAACCCGCGCGACATGTTCGAGATGCTCGCCCAGCGCGAGCGCCCCATCTTCGACCAGCTCAAAGCCCGGGATCCAAACACACCACGCGGCGAAGCCAGACGCCTCGCCGCGCTCGAGTGGCGGCGGGAGTTCTTCAGCGACAGCAACTCGACCTACCTCAAGATGTACTCCGGGCGCCGCGCCGTCGGCACCGGCCAGGGCCAGCGTGGCCTCCCCCCTGGACGCACGCAGACCTCGGGACAGCTCCGGCTCCTCCTGTCCCGCTACTTCAAGATCAAGGTCAGAGACACGGCTGGAACGGCGATCATGCTGCTCCAGGCGCCCATCATCGGCATCCTCCTCGCCATCGTCTTCGGCGGCCAGGAGAAGGCCATCCCTGCCTGGTGCCTCGGCGCGCTGCAGGAGCTCGGCCGCAAGACGGGCGACGAAGGCGCCGGCGCCGACGTCATCAAGACCATGACGGCCACCGGCGACAACACCGGGGCCATCTTCTTCCTCGTCGTCGCTGCCGTCTGGTTCGGGACGTCCAACGCCGCCCGCGAGATCGTCAGCGAGCGCGCCATCTACATGCGCGAGCGCATGGTGAACCTCGGGCTCATCAATTACGTCCTGTCCAAGTATCTCCTCCTCGCCGTCTTCTGCATCGTGCAGTGCACGATCCTCCTGGCGATCGTCTTCTTCACCCTCGGATTCCAGGGCGGCGGAGAGGCGTTCCTCTTGCAGCTCGCCTCCCTCGTGGCCACCTCGCTGAGCGCCGTCGCGCTGGGGCTCCTGCTCTCGACCGTCGTCTCCTCCTCGGAGGCCGCCATGGCCCTCACGCCCATCGCGCTCATCCCGCAGGTCGTGCTGGGCGGGCTGATGGTCCCCATGACGACCGTCCCGCACCTCAAGATGCTGATGCAGGTCATCCCGGCGCGCTGGGGCTTCGAGGGTGCGGTGGCCACCGAGCGCAAGGCCCTGGTGAACGACCCCGCCTGGGTCATCGACCTCCAGCGTGGCGAGACGAGCCCGCCGGACTTCATCGAGGCCGGGAAGTTCAAGTGCGCCCTCGCCCAGATGGCCTCCGACACCTACGCCGGCGCCTGGGGCTTCACCTCCTACGAGAAAACCTGGCTCCCCTTCATGGTCCTCGGCGGGTCGACGGCCGCCCTGCTCGTGGTGCTGAGCCTCATCCTGAAGCGCCGTGACCCGGTGTGA
- a CDS encoding TonB-dependent receptor domain-containing protein, whose translation MHRSEARQQRCRTPPSKPAGRLGVTACLLALLTTSASPALAQQPSPPASGSAPPASPTAAQAHADAPASPDGAKDQPTPPVAKNYVPPDYPPEARAAGKEATVTLQLDINRDGKVLRAVVVEPAGHGFDEAATAAAEKLDFEPARKPDGTPFAARILYRYTFSLEPEKPKDDPATEPREPGVSTQRLSGIVLAEGEIPLAGASVTLTPSQADASPLALTTDETGVFAFPTIPPGKYRLAITMPGFDPLEVLEEVAPGEQIEVKYRLLPVGDGLEVTVRGKRPPREVTKRTIEQRELLRIPGTNGDALRSLQNLPGVARPPAIAGILIVRGSSPQDTQTFIDGTPVPLIYHFGGLSSVVPTEMLEKIDFYPGNFGAQFGRGMGGIVDVALRSPKEDRIHGLAQVDLIDARVLVEGPVPFLKGVRFAAAGRRSYVDAWLGPALTAAGAGVTQAPVYYDYQFMLEADVTPSARLRLTYFGSDDALELLIDEPSPNEPALTGNIGLHTAFQRLQLRYDHELTDKDRLAGVIAFGKEDLDFGLGPFYFLLDNLSVSGRLEYTRRFFQGVTLNTGLDIVWNDATVNLRAPAPGRPGEPPNQPFSTRTVQELSVSNVLYRPAAYAELELVPTPRARLVPGLRVDYAKDTQQWTVSPRFSGRYDIVQGFPRTTAKGGVGMYHQPPQPQEVIPPLGSPNLRSNQAIHYSAGVEQEITRQVEVSGEMFYKQLDSLVIGTPQENGSGTEYKNLASGQVVGGEFLLKYKPDDRFFGWAAYTLSRATRTDRPGEPPRLLNFDQTHILTVLGSYRLGHGWEFGARFRLVSGNLTTPSVCNVQDVTCDPARTNALYHAPSGVYTPIPLTGPGSERLPIFHQLDLRIDKRWKFTNWQLSAYLDVQNVYNNQNTEGIQYNFNYTARQFVSGLPILPSIGMRGEF comes from the coding sequence GTGCACAGGTCTGAAGCGCGGCAACAGAGGTGCCGCACACCTCCCAGCAAGCCCGCCGGTCGCCTCGGCGTCACCGCGTGCTTGCTCGCGCTCCTGACCACCTCGGCGTCCCCCGCCCTGGCCCAGCAGCCTTCCCCTCCGGCCAGCGGCTCGGCGCCACCAGCGTCGCCCACCGCGGCGCAGGCTCACGCCGACGCGCCAGCCTCCCCGGACGGTGCCAAAGACCAGCCCACACCGCCCGTCGCGAAGAACTACGTCCCGCCGGACTACCCACCGGAGGCCAGGGCGGCCGGCAAGGAAGCCACCGTCACCCTCCAGCTCGACATCAATCGCGACGGCAAGGTCCTGCGCGCCGTGGTCGTCGAGCCGGCTGGACATGGCTTCGACGAGGCCGCGACGGCCGCCGCCGAGAAGCTCGACTTCGAGCCCGCCCGCAAGCCTGACGGGACCCCGTTCGCCGCCCGCATCCTTTACCGCTACACGTTCAGCCTCGAACCCGAGAAACCCAAGGACGATCCCGCCACCGAGCCACGCGAGCCTGGCGTCTCGACCCAGCGCCTCAGCGGCATCGTCCTCGCAGAAGGCGAGATCCCCCTCGCGGGTGCCAGCGTCACCCTGACCCCGTCCCAGGCTGACGCGAGCCCCCTCGCCCTGACCACCGACGAGACCGGCGTCTTCGCCTTCCCCACCATCCCTCCGGGGAAGTACCGCCTCGCCATCACCATGCCCGGCTTCGACCCGCTGGAGGTGCTCGAAGAGGTCGCCCCTGGTGAGCAGATCGAGGTCAAGTACCGCCTGCTTCCCGTGGGTGACGGCCTCGAGGTCACCGTGCGCGGAAAGCGCCCCCCGCGCGAGGTCACCAAGCGGACCATCGAACAGCGCGAACTCCTGCGCATTCCCGGCACGAACGGCGATGCGCTCCGCTCCCTGCAGAACCTCCCTGGCGTCGCGCGTCCCCCGGCCATCGCCGGCATCCTCATCGTCCGCGGCTCCTCCCCTCAGGACACACAGACCTTCATCGACGGCACGCCGGTCCCGTTGATCTACCACTTCGGCGGCCTCTCCTCGGTCGTGCCGACCGAGATGCTGGAGAAGATCGACTTCTACCCCGGCAACTTCGGTGCCCAGTTCGGCCGCGGCATGGGCGGCATCGTCGATGTGGCTTTGCGCTCGCCCAAGGAAGACCGCATCCACGGCCTCGCCCAGGTCGATCTCATCGATGCCCGCGTCCTCGTCGAAGGCCCCGTCCCCTTCCTGAAGGGCGTCCGCTTCGCCGCCGCAGGGCGCCGCAGCTACGTCGACGCCTGGCTCGGGCCGGCCCTCACCGCGGCTGGCGCCGGCGTCACCCAGGCCCCCGTCTACTACGACTACCAGTTCATGCTGGAGGCCGACGTCACGCCCTCCGCGCGCCTCCGCCTCACCTACTTCGGTTCGGACGACGCCCTCGAGCTGCTCATCGACGAGCCTTCGCCCAACGAGCCCGCCCTCACCGGCAACATCGGCCTCCACACCGCCTTCCAGCGGCTACAGCTCCGCTACGACCACGAGCTGACCGACAAGGATCGCCTCGCAGGGGTCATCGCGTTCGGCAAAGAGGACCTCGATTTCGGCCTCGGGCCTTTCTATTTCCTCCTCGACAACCTCTCCGTCTCCGGGCGCCTCGAGTATACCCGTCGCTTCTTCCAGGGCGTCACGCTCAACACCGGCCTCGACATCGTCTGGAACGACGCCACGGTGAACCTCCGCGCCCCGGCACCCGGGCGTCCCGGCGAGCCGCCAAACCAGCCCTTCTCCACACGCACCGTGCAGGAGCTGTCGGTGAGCAACGTCCTCTACCGACCGGCCGCCTACGCCGAGCTGGAACTCGTCCCCACCCCGCGCGCCCGCCTCGTCCCGGGCCTGCGCGTCGACTACGCCAAGGACACGCAGCAGTGGACGGTGAGCCCCCGCTTCAGCGGCCGCTACGACATCGTCCAGGGCTTCCCGCGCACCACGGCCAAGGGCGGCGTCGGCATGTACCACCAGCCCCCGCAGCCGCAGGAGGTCATCCCCCCCCTCGGCAGCCCCAACCTGCGCTCCAACCAGGCGATCCACTATTCCGCCGGCGTCGAGCAGGAGATCACCCGCCAGGTCGAGGTCTCTGGCGAGATGTTCTACAAGCAGCTCGACTCGCTCGTCATCGGCACCCCGCAAGAGAACGGCAGCGGCACCGAGTACAAGAACCTCGCCTCGGGGCAGGTCGTCGGCGGCGAGTTCCTTCTCAAGTACAAGCCCGACGACCGCTTCTTCGGCTGGGCCGCGTACACCCTCTCCCGCGCCACCCGCACCGATCGCCCTGGCGAACCACCGCGCCTGCTCAACTTCGATCAGACGCACATCCTCACGGTGCTCGGCAGCTACCGTCTGGGCCACGGCTGGGAGTTCGGCGCGCGCTTCCGCCTCGTCTCCGGCAACCTGACCACGCCCAGCGTCTGCAACGTGCAGGATGTCACCTGCGATCCCGCACGAACCAACGCGCTGTACCACGCGCCGAGCGGCGTCTACACGCCCATCCCCTTGACGGGACCGGGCAGCGAGCGCCTGCCGATCTTCCACCAGCTCGACCTGCGCATCGACAAGCGGTGGAAGTTCACGAACTGGCAGCTCTCCGCCTACCTCGACGTCCAGAATGTCTACAACAACCAGAACACCGAAGGCATTCAGTACAACTTCAACTACACGGCGCGGCAATTCGTCTCCGGCCTGCCCATCCTCCCGAGCATCGGCATGAGAGGAGAGTTCTAG